Below is a genomic region from Ziziphus jujuba cultivar Dongzao chromosome 7, ASM3175591v1.
aaaaaaaaaaaaaaaaaaaaaactatttttatcaGCAAAAATGCAAATTACCACGGAAaagtttaagaatatatataatcattaattttaaattttggcaAACTTAAACATGATGATACATATCAAGCCAAGAGTTTCCCATAAACTTGATAGCCCTTCTATTCAAAGAACAAGTAAACAGAAGCCGAGCTAATCAAATTACTTGTCACAGTTTCCATGAAACAAACATTGTAGTACAGTTTTCATGAGTTAATTGAAGATTGTTTTGTGAAGGAAATATGTCAAGCACACCTTTCTGACATATGCTAATAGGTCATGTTGTACGGCAacgattaattaaatttttgtacTGACCTTTCTTAACAAACTGTAAGACCACTTGTGATTCTTGTATTATTGGATCACgcttcatataaaaaatactatattGTGTACCACACAAATTGCACAAGTTTCAAAAAAATGAAGTATCATATGAATAAATAGTTATAAATTGGTAACTTTATTTTACCAATAACGTTATTGACGCCAACTCTATTAATCTAATTGATATGACACTTACagtgatattattttatcttattagcATCTATTTAGTTTCATATCATATCATCCAGATTTTCTGTGCTTTATAATTATCAGTGTGTCTATTAATTCCTGTgagcattaatttattttcgGTTATGCAATACGATTTTCTCCGTTCATCAGCTTCCATCATTGTTGTGAAGAAATCTTTCCGACTCATCTAAAGATTCATTATAGATTATGTGTTAATTGGCATGTTAAAGACCGATGAGAAAAACATACCATTACACAAAAATGAAacaaactattattattttattttcccagaAGAAACAAACACAAGCCTTTCATTCCTCAACTCATTCATTTTCCTCTAAAACCATAAGTACTGTTTCTTTTCTTCTATCCATGATCCTAATTTTATTGCTCTTAAGCAATGAAAAAAGTCGAATAGTTCATTATCTtttgatatcaataataatttaacacaaatacatgtactaatatagcagcTGCAGCAGGCATTTACTTACAATGAAAACAATTCCAACTcttcccaaaaccattttgccTCCATTGCCCTCACTACCAACCCTGCCTAATGCACAGTACCAGTGAGATTATTTAAGTAGATCAATATAGTATGTTGCACTGGTTTTGCTAGtcatatagaattttattatatttttttctggcACTATATTTTTTGTGTGAACAACATTAAAATGTGCATTATTGTTAACAGCTTTGGATCGTTTGAATAGTTAATTAACAAGCTTTTATGTCAAACAATATAACTCCTAAATATTTGTCTTATTggcaattttttaattatctatattGATGTTCACTGATCTTATTCTATTTATTATATGGATATTCCAAGTTTATATCAATAAGTGaataggggaaaaaagaaaaaacgtagaatatttttaattatattgtcatattaaaataaatatttcaaatatatcgAGTTTCATTTCTTTGGAATATAGTTATTTAGTTAGGGTATGATTTACCAATGTTTTTTGCCAATGCTTATGACAAATCATCATGATAGTTGAAATTTCAATGGTCTAATCCAATAATAGATAAAAGATAggcttataattaattttaataggtTCATAATTGATTCTAACTTCTATATTTTAGCTATAGTTAGATTACATTATTTCAATAACAATGATGATTTGCCATAAACAATATTGGTTAAAAACCTTTATACATTTCTATACATGGAAAGGGCCCCAGTTAGTTATATCATCTCTTGGTCTCAATATATTTTAGACAGCCATTCTCATCGTTCATGCATTAGACCATCATGAATATGTCGTTATATATGCACCGTAATCTCCAAATGGTTACTTTTCATAGCCctttatgatttattatatataatttccataTCGCAAATATCATGCATGCTTAGAAGTTGGAACTAATtttcaagaggaaaaaaaaaaaaaaaaaaaaaaacctttatagTTTTATCAGCAAAAATGCAAATTACCACAGAAAAGTTTAACAATTAACAATCATTAGTTTTAAAGTCTATCGCAAAATTAAGCAGATTTTATATATCACAGGCCAAGAGTTTTCATATAAACTTGACAATCTTTCCATTCGAAGAACAAGTAAACATCATACTGAGCTAATCAAATTACTTGTCATAATTTCCAAGAAAAATACAGTTTAGTACAATTTTAAGTAAATTGATCAaaaagtgttatatatatatatatatatatatatatgttcatatgTCATTATAGAAGATTGTAGTTTAACATAAGGAAACTGATTCATTTTTCCTATTTATaagtttaaaagttaaaatttaaattttgttaaacttTATTATTGTATCGGATCATCTTATATTGTATATCCGCATGGCAttggatttcaattttattcCTATGATACCGGCAAAAagcatttctttttatttaaaaaatatattttaataggtCGTATTGTATTATGACAATTAATGAGTTTTTTGTAAATGACTTTTCTTAACAAACTGTAAGATCACCTTTGATTCTTATATTGAATCgcggtgaaaatgaaaaatacctAAAATATTGTGTTCCaaacaaattgcacaaaaaaaaaataataataataatccgaAGCATCATGTGAATAAAGTAGTTAtaaatttcaacaacaaatggGGTAAATTTATTTTACCAATAATGTTACGGACACCagctaaattataattttataattgatgtGACAACTAcaaatgatattattttattttattggcatTTATCGAGTTTGATATCATATGAATTGCTAAATGGTTTAAGATCTTCTGTGCTTTATCATATCAGTATTTCGATTTCCATGCGGGccaatttatttttggttctgCAATACCATTTTCTCCTTTCATCAGCTTCTATTATTGTTGTGAAAAAATCTCTAGGAGCAATGTAAAGATTCATTATAGATTATAATAATTGgcatgttaattaattaaagatctaataagatcatattaatttttaattgagcATAATGATCATGATGATTTCTCCTATCAATTAATGTCCCTTTTTGCATTGCGTATGAGAGAAAATcaagatctctctctctctctctcgttagATGGTTTCGGGTTCCCATTAATTTGCTCTGCCCATCAATAACTGAAAGGTttggatgatatatatatatatatatatataatttttttttgcaaatgGAAAAGTGAAACTTagtccaaattaattaaatatttttacattatttatcatattaattaataaataaaattgataagcaaattgatttttttattattagttgatttttatgatttttataaaaatattttcgtaTTAGgtgtaaagtttattttttattatttataaaaaataatttttctaatttttgacaAAATGTATTGCGAGCATATTTATGGGATTTTGCATTGTTACTCCCTCAAGCTCAGCTGGTAGCATCCTCCTTCACGTGCACTGCTTGTGCATTTTCATCACATATAATACAAATCTGGAAACAAAATTATAGTTTAGGAgataaaatgtcaaaaataaaatttaagaattatCATGCAAAAACAAATATAGTTTTGTGGGGGTGTTTTCAGTGCCACCAATTACTTTTAGGTCCTGTTTGGTGAGTGAGATAAGGATTGAAATTGGAATTATTTAATTCTAATCCTATGGTTGAGTCAGTTGTTAATaataggattaaaaaaaatcctGATTGACAAAATAGTCATCCTCATATGGGATAAAATTATCCCATATAAAATGATTGGATAAAGTTTAGCATCCTCTTTCATGTAATTTGCTTGTGCTCTTTCATCACATATGACCCAAAACTAAAAAAGATCATAGTTTAGAGGGTAAAAAAATTTAGGGATCATCATGCAAAAACAAATATAGTTTTGTGGGGGTGTCATTAGTGTCACCAATTATCCTTAGGCCAAGTTTAGTGGGTGAGATGAggtttgaaattgaaattatttaatcacaattttatatttgatccagtagttgtaggattaaaaaattatgctttGCAAAATAATCATCCTCATATGAGATAAAAGTATATCGTataaaataatggaataaaGTTATCCCATCATGATTTGCTTTGTGATATccgaatttttttatttctttttattaaatctatgttttttcatttttttagcagtatcaaaatttttttcttccttttatcCATGTTTTACTTGGTCATTTACACTTGTTTACAATAGGCTGTGAGGAAGTGAATTTTCATCTATTGTTCttcccatttcttttttttttttttttttttggcttaaaattGTTCTTCCCATTTCCTCTTTTATCTTTAGGGTTCATTTGATAGTGTCTCTACATTCATTGGACTTATTATTAATGTAGCATCCTtattacagtttttttttttttaatgaataaaatttatcaacgGGAATATAATTtgtaccacaaaatatttagaatttatgaTCCCCAATAGAGCTAGTTTAATAATTTCTCTCCCATTCCAGTATGTCAAACCTATATATAAATGTGAATAACTTATCAACTGAATCAGTctcatttgataaattaaaaattaaatgtgaataacttatcaattaaattaatttaaaaatattaactagttaaaaaatattaaataagaaCTTCTGGTTGGTCAGGTTTTATGTACCTATTATCTTCAAATAAGTAGTCAAATAAGTAGACAAAGAGCCaataaagcattaaaaaaaattaataattgcaaAAATGATCGCCTCAGAATTTATATGGCAGTGTCAGGCCTCAGTTTGACATTAATTCCATTCTCGTTTGTATTTCAGCAGGCTACtgttacataaaaataatattatatttcaagtGGAAGGAGTTTCATTTCTTTggaatttagttatttatttatatcactAAGTCTCGGTATTATTTAGATAGCCATTTTTATTGTTGATACATTAGACCATCATAAATATACATTGTTATATGCAGTAAAGTAATCTTCCATGGTTACTTTTCATAGCCCTTTATGATTTTCCATCTataatttccatatcataaatATCATAGAAGTAAGAAGTAGTTTTCAAGaggcaagaaaaaaaataaatatatatatatatatacatatatgactGAGAGTTTTATCAGCAAAAACGCAAACCAATGAGCAGTTAAAGAATAATCATTCGTCATCAAGCCAAGAGTTCGCACATAAACTTGACTTTCTATACCAAGAACAAGCAAACAGCGCAAGATTACAGCTAAATAcaaactcataaaaaaaaaagagttgtaAAATTTTCAGTAAATTGAAGATTGTTGTGTATACAAAACATAATCAGGTGAACAGAACCTTTCAGATATATGTTAATAGGTCAAGTTGTTACGTTAATAACTGATTAAATTTTTGCAAGTGACTAttcttaaataatttgtaaGGCCATTTGTGGATTCTATGTGCACATTTGCTGTTAGCTGTAGCTATCGATCACCCCagaacaagaaaacaaatggaaaatTGTTACATATCATAATGGATTCAGAAGTGTGGGCAACTCTGCACACCGAATGGACAAGAAATAGCCACTTCTATTTGTAGAACACTAATTCTCGGCTACAGTTATTTTTGATCGCATCCTCTAATTTCTCAACGCAGTCAAATTCAACTTTGAAACTAATCATGGTAATACCATCTTTACCAGTTTCATAATCTTGGGTGATATCTTCAGCTTTGAAGGATTGAAGCTGTCAATGAAATACAAAACATTAACTCAATGGAAAAACTAATTACTCCACACCTTGTTAACTTCAGAGTTGAACATTGTGCATATGTAATTGTAAATGGTCACCTGATGATATAGTGCACCCAAAAGGTCAAAAGGAACTTCCACACCCATCCGAACCTACAATGACCGAACATTCCTATGAAAGCTATGAATGACagaaaaatgacaaatttcTTAGGAGCATCAGTTCAAAGTAATTGAAAATGATCCAGACATGACACATACAGAActtgaatatatgtatatgtatacatagagagagagagagagagagagagagagagagagagagagagagagagagagagataattaGCTTCCGAAGTCTGGAAATATAAAACACATCAAAATCTGAGAATTTTTATAAGAAATGCAACCTCCTTTTAATTATATTGGCAAAGGTTGCAAAGGCAGGAGCACATATGGGAGTTTCTCCTGTTGTGGTTCCTTATGCATTAAAAGGCACATGTTGAAGCCACTTGGACACCCCAAGCTGATCAAAAGCAAAAAGGCATTAACAGCTCAAGTGGGGAAGACTTAATACCTTGGATTTTATTAGACAAGTTGGGGCATTTCTCAAGCATTCTGAAGCAACTCCTCCATAAGCCCTGACCAATCCCCCAGTGCCTAATTTGATACCTCCAAAATAcctgcaaaaatatataaatcatgaGAAAATATTCTTCTTAGAAAAATGCAAGATTCcacaaaaatccaacaaaacgAAGAGTATTATATATAGCTCGTATATTTCAAGGGCATATTCTTATTCTGCAAAAAGAAATTCAGAAAAATATATTACCTGATGACAACCACCATAACTCTGTCAATCCCAGAAGAAACAATGGCAGAGTGTATTGGTTTTCCAGCAGTGCCCGATGGTTCACCATCATCATTGGACCGAAATTGATCTCCAACCTGAGTCAGAGCAAGAACCGATCTCCATAATCAGTAAATTTGAGGAGAAAAACACGAAACGCCCCCTAttgattccaaaaaaaaaagagaaaaatgccCCAACCCATCCCCCAATGATTCCCACGTACGTACCTTGTAAGCCCAACAATTATGAGTAGCACGCGAATCTCTAACCTAAAagaggggaaaagaaaaaatggaatttaaaccaattattaGGCAAAATAATCAATTCAGCATTTCCAAAGGGTcttaagtaaaataaataaatcaattaattaaagatcGAAACTTTAATTAAAAAGAGACTACTCTGGAGAGGAAGGAAAAGGCGGATTGCTCATCGGAGATTGGACCGGCTATGGCGATGAATTTGCTCTTCTTGATTTCCTTCTCGAATGTCACTATCTCTTTGATGGTCGTGAACGCACCGCCACCGCTGCCGCCGCTACTGCTGCTGGCGGTTGTGGCCATGGCTCTCCTGGCTGCTGCCCCACTGCCCAAGAATGAGGATGAGGCGGAGATACGAATTCTGTAATGGTGCTTAATCACCCCTAGCTTGTGAAAATGGTGCTGGTACTGGTGGCAACCTCTGGGTATTGTTATTGCCACCGGCATGGGCATCACCGATATTCATTCACTCTCCACCCTCCTCTGCCTCCATTAACGCAGCTTTTACTGCTTATGTCGACCTTGGGTATTAACGATAATACACACCTCAACGCTGTCGTTTCGTTTTAAATGTAGTGTGTGACTGTGTGCAGATAAGTTTTCATTTTAACTCCTGTTTTCTATGCtgcttacatttttttttttcctcttcagcCAAATTGCGGTTCAATTTATATCCACCATTCATAATCGTCGACAAATTTCTTATTGGTTTGGCACTACATGTTTTTAcacaggaaaaaaataaatacatatatatatatatatatatatttgacagaTTTCATTCATtatatgattaaatatataaacctACAACCAAATCAGCTCAAACCTCAATAAAATGTTTGAGATGATCTTTCTCCGTTTCATCTTCTAAATGGTACACCATACTTTACATCAAATGGGTTACCCCAAAAATCTTGCTCCAAATCATTTTCTCTACTGCTACACCTCTCAATGTAGCTGGTTGACTTCCTACGGCTTTTACTTGGGTCAGTATACAAAATTGACAAGCTTCCTTCCCCTTCTAAATCCTCTCTGGAGCAGCTTATGCTCTCCCGGTGTTGCAGCCTCCTCCAGGCATCATTCTCTCCTTTTAAATCTGAATTGAAGTTTGAATGACCATATCTACTGTACCAGTTGGTTCCTACTTCACCAAATATATAGTCGGTGAAGTCATCTGTGCTGGCCGAGTCCTTGGAGCTCACATTGCTGCAAGAACTTGCATCCGAGCTGCTTAAAAGGGATGAACTCTCGCTTGATGATGAATCCGCAAAAGGAACTTTGTACATTGAGTTTAATCTCCAATCATATGGATCTAATGATGAGTCACCAGCAGGACCATTCATAGTCATCGAATAAGAGTGTCTACTGAGCTTCTGTTGAAGTGCAGAAGAATCTGTGCTAGATTTTGACTTGGGTTTTGAAAGACTGGATGGAACTGCTTCCAAATTCCTTCTCTTAAGCTTCCCAACAAGAGGAGCCATATTGCTACCTCGCAATGCCGGGGGACGAGGAGAGTGCCTAATGTTGAAAAGCTTGAAGTTCTTACTAAGagtaaatagaaactaaaaggTGAGGCAATGAACTTCACATTCGTATTACCTTGCATAAAAAAGCATGTATGCCCTTTCCAATAAGACTCTCTCCAATTCCACTGATTCTACCTACAGAACAATAAACACCACAAATCATGTCAAAATATCCATACTATAACCAGAAGCCCACACTAATCAATATTCACATCTATAGGAGATAATTGATCATACCGTGCTATCATCAATCTTGAACCACTTCCCCTGAATATTCTTTACATAGCAAACATAATGACCCGAAAACGTTGCATTCATGATATCCAAGTGCACCACCACAGCATAAAGATTATACACTGCAGATTTATCACTAGTTACATTCATATATGAAGCCATGTTGAGAACCTCAGGGAACCGAACTGACTTATTCAGCTTCTCAAAGTTACCAGACTGCAGTTAGAGATAGTGAAACAGGTATTAACATTCAATATTACATAAAGAGCATAAGTTCAAACTTTATAGTCCATGTTAAAGAATTACCTGAAATCGCTTCAGCACAATTGTAAGTATATTAGGTGCCTCCAGTACTGTCAACttctttttggctttttgaTAAGATTTGCATCTTGATGGAGatcaaaaaatatagaaaaaatcaGGACTCAGAAGAATAACAAAGAAAAGTGACATGAAACTCGCAAGGATCAGAAGACCTCACCTAAAATCTGATAGAAATGTAAAAAGAATTGCCTTGGATAGTTAAAGAGGTGGGACAAATTGCCAAAACAATGCAAAGAAGAGCACTGGAATAACTTTActctcaatttatttatttaaaaaaaaaaaaaaaaaatgaagcagcACATGAAAACGAAGGCATAAAAGCCAATCAACTTGAACCAAATTGTTTGAACAGAGTAAAGAATTTGTTTGAACATGCAACCAACAATTCGAGATAAGAAGCAAAACTAGTAAACAATCCAACCTGCAGCAGTAGTACTTGTTATCCCGATCCAAAACTTCACTAGCTGTAAATTGTGCAAGAGCCTCTTCAAGAGTTCCAATTTCTCCATCTATTTCAACAGTAAGGTCCATCATCTGTTCACATCGCTCAGATTTGCCAAGGCACTTCAGGCACTTTATCTAGGAATTCAAATAACAGACCACTATTACCAACAAATGACTTAACTTTTGAAAGGTGACAAAAAACACTCTACAAATATGAACCTCgacctaaaaaaaataaagccagAAGCAACCTTTGATCCTAGATAACCTCCAAAAGTCATGCCTACAAGGGTTGTTTCTTCTGCTGAAGGACCCTTAGCACCAGCTTCGTCAAGGAAAACAGATTGCATTGTATCAACAGCATACCTGCATTCTTAGTAACTGATTACACAGTATACATTTGAAGggcaagaaaataaattttacatactACATTTGTTCAGCTAAGTTTTTAGCGGGCTCACCTTAAAAATTCATGGGCATCTTCTTCCCTACCATGACCAAGATGACCTccaattttatgtattttggaTAATATCCTAATTGGGGATAGTGGAGACTTTCCTTCCCTTGCCTTTAGGATAAGATGTTCAAACTCACAGATAAAACACCACTCCTCCTTTCGACCTATAAATAGGAAACTAATGTAAAGTGAGAAAGGCATCAACCAAAATGGCTCAAGCAATATAGGAGACATGAAGAGAAACTTGCAGGTTTTGGAGTGGAGCCCTTGAAGAAAATAAGAAGTAAGAGGTCTAGTGAATGCCAAACACTGGAGCACAGCATTAGCATAACAGCTGCAGAATTCAAAGATTATCCTAATATTAGCACAAGACATGAAAAGTCTGCGTGTCAATGTCTAATGAGTTTAGAGACCTCTCCACCTCACCTGTTCCCACAATTTGTTAGACCAAATGGCCAAAGAACCATCTTTTCATTAGAGAACAGTTTTATGAACAGCTCATACGGAAAAATTACCTGACACAACAAAGCAACAAATAACATCAAAGCCAAAGTTATAAAAGGTTCAGATTTAGCATTATGGTAAGCAAGAAAAATATGTTATGCTTTGAAAAGAACCTTATATCTTCCAGCAATCTCATTTTCATGACCTGTCATATTGCCTTTCAATTGTTTAGAGGCTCTAAACTGTTGTACAACTTTCCGCATGGATGTTTTTAAGCCATTTTGTGCCAAGCTAGCGCTACTGCCAATTTTAGCCGGCAAGGCATGATAACCATCACTTTTCGCAGATTTGGAAGTGGAAGCAAAATGTCCACCAATAGTTGAAGATGGCTGATCACCAGAAGCACTATCTGAGAAAGATCTATTCTCTTTACAGTCAAATAGCCTTGAACTATCCCTCCCATCATTAGATGAAGAGTTCCTTGGCTTAGCAGCATCTGTAGTCAACTTTTCAGCTGGACCAGTTCCTTTGGCCACCTTCTTACTGCCTAAATTTACAGACTGGACATCATCAGGTTTGACTGTCTTGGCTTTGATAAACTGCGATGTAGACTTGATCTTCTCATCACTATGACTGGGTTCcaggttttttaatttatttgagcaGGATATAGAATCAACAGGCTCCACTAATCTAGCACACTCTTTGGTTGGTAATATTCTTACTCTGGTCTCATTGATGCTGGCCACAGTCCCAAGCAGATCAGGAGCGCTACCACTAAGAAGAGGTCTCTTTGATCTGTCTGAAGGGCCAGAACCATTGGACAAACCATTACCATAAGGCTTAACTTTAGCATCATAATCTATCACcaaatttttagatttattttctatctcaaAATTATTACTATATCGGGACTTAACTTCACCACCGAAGTCTCTTCTCTCTTCAAACGGCACTGTGACAATTGAAGGTTGACATTCAAACTGCACTCCCGTCTCATTGATGCTGGCCATAGTTTCAAGCAGATCAGGAGAGCTACCATCAAGAAGAGGTTTCTTTGATCTATCAGAAATGCCAGAACTATTAGATGAACCATCACCACAAGGCTTAACTTTAGCATCGTCACCTATCACCAAAATGCTAGATTCATTTTCTATCTCAAAATCATTACTATATTGGGAGTCTGCTCCACCACTGAAGTCACTCCTCTCTTCAAACTGCATGGCAATTGAAGATTGACATTCATCCTTATGACCTCGTCTCCAGTGAATGATTTGACACTTACCAGAACTACAAGAAAATACTAAAAGTCAATAAAGGGAATAAATTTAgttattgtttaattattataaaataaaaaaagaatggaaaagCATCCCTTTTAGGTCTACCCAAAAGCCACATACAATGCAGTTCAATCTTGACCCCAAAACATCAACGGTTCTTCCCTTAAATAAGAGTTTTTCAATAGTGCTAATAgaatgcaaaaacaaaaacaagtaaTAGAATTTGGCAATGAGAAACTAATATGATAAGAGTACTCTTTTAACCCCACATATATTCCCAAACAAAAATTTTCTCTAAGCAACAAAGGACTAGCACCGTAGGGCACATCTAACCGGAAACTCCTCTAAGTCAGGGAGTTGTAATCCATTTGATACACACTATCAACCCATTTGACCGAGAATCAAATATGGTTACATGTTAGCATTTtgacccccccaaaaaaaataataataaaaaaaagaaatttagataTTTTACCATTCTATTAATACAAGGCCTGGTTGACTTTCAGCTTAGCATCAACGAAAGGAGGAACATgagaatagatatatatatatatatatatatcaatgcaagtaattatatatttttttggcagtTGAAATGACTTACAAAAACCTCACTTTGCATAAAAAGCTAAAATGGGTTGAAATTCGATCAATCAAGTTGTTCATGATTGATTCAACTGCTTCCAATGTagcacaaaattataaaaattgtaacTTGCACGTACTCTCCAGAAACCCATTGAACCAACAAAAAGAACCAACTAAACCCATGCCCCCacccaaaacacaaaaaaaaagaaaaaaaaaaaaaaaaaaaaaagaaacacaaaataCGGAAGTAATTATATcagcaaagaaagaaaaactcaAAAGCACCAAGCTGGAACGAACCAGTATCTCACAGCCTTGCACTGAGAGCACCGCATGGTGGTGGGGAAATAACATATAGCGCATTGAAAAGGCCGAGGAGGGAGAGGTACAGAAGCATATAAAGAGGTAGCTTCGACCTCCGCCATGGCAGCCTCGTCCGAAGCCATTGCCACCAATCTCATAATCTCCTCCTTCTTAGCCACAGCATTCCTCCACTTTCGACGAATTACAAGAAAAACAACCAAGAATGACCCAACTAATAGACCATAAGGCCCTACAATTCCAGGGACTAACATTTATCCGGCGCCGAGGATCGATCCAGAACAGAGAAACCCTAGGATCCGAATTTTGCTATACATAGATTCGTTAGTCGTCTGACGGTGTTGGTGACAGCGGTTGCGACGGCAATCCAAGGTGCGTGACGGCGCGTGGTGACAAACCACGGCGGAGGAACAGAaggttaaaaacaaaatataaaaaaatcagtGGAAAACGATTGACAGAATGGGGAATTTGAAATGGCAGTGATGGTAAAAATGGTAATGGTGGTGACGATACAATCCGAGCATCTGGATTAGCCTGAAGATTTTGGGCGAAGCTGTCCGTGAGTGCGtgaccgagagagagagagagagaagagagagattgcgacacagagaaagagagacagagagaactGGAATATTGTTCCAGGTGTCGTTTTCTTATTTGTCAATATGTATTTGAGTATTATTTCACCAAATTTTGTTAATGTTATTTGCACGGATGGAAAAGTACCTCCCACCACCACAGtaattaaatttctatatttCCTTGAATACCCTTTACCCAACATGCAAGTACCTGAAAATGAATCCAAAGAGCTTTTGTCTACCCCTCCAAACTTTAATTTCTTGACCAATTCTTTGTgaatgaatataaaattaaaaataatttttgcaattAGCTgaaaaaattagaatgaaaataaaaaaacgaaaaCTTACATATTTCTAAAGTTTGAAAGGGTAAAATGGGAATGGTATGA
It encodes:
- the LOC107425167 gene encoding uncharacterized protein LOC107425167 isoform X1, which gives rise to MPMPVAITIPRGCHQYQHHFHKLGVIKHHYRIRISASSSFLGSGAAARRAMATTASSSSGGSGGGAFTTIKEIVTFEKEIKKSKFIAIAGPISDEQSAFSFLSRVRDSRATHNCWAYKVGDQFRSNDDGEPSGTAGKPIHSAIVSSGIDRVMVVVIRYFGGIKLGTGGLVRAYGGVASECLRNAPTCLIKSKVRMGVEVPFDLLGALYHQLQSFKAEDITQDYETGKDGITMISFKVEFDCVEKLEDAIKNNCSRELVFYK
- the LOC107425167 gene encoding uncharacterized protein LOC107425167 isoform X2, with the protein product MPMPVAITIPRGCHQYQHHFHKLGVIKHHYRIRISASSSFLGSGAAARRAMATTASSSSGGSGGGAFTTIKEIVTFEKEIKKSKFIAIAGPISDEQSAFSFLSRVRDSRATHNCWAYKVGDQFRSNDDGEPSGTAGKPIHSAIVSSGIDRVMVVVIRYFGGIKLGTGGLVRAYGGVASECLRNAPTCLIKSKEPQQEKLPYVLLPLQPLPI